A stretch of Linepithema humile isolate Giens D197 chromosome 3, Lhum_UNIL_v1.0, whole genome shotgun sequence DNA encodes these proteins:
- the LOC105675901 gene encoding WAP four-disulfide core domain protein 2-like: protein MKLLVVSLVFAATISIAKTQTRYVAKPGSCPPALPVQFCGRSCYLDAHCAGIGKCCPTQCGGTICSMPVTMTRPPQTEKQGSCPSIPTGRWVCSSTCNSDNNCRGNLKCCKNRCGALACQKPEIEVLESTDIPVQPVAPRFGNDDYNHYI, encoded by the exons atgaaattgctAGTCGTATCACTAGTCTTTGCGGCCACGATCTCTATTGCGAAAACACAAACCCGATACGTGGCGAAACCAGGTTCGTGTCCACCTGCCTTACCTGTACAATTCTGCGGACGTTCCTGCTACCTTGACGCGCATTGTGCTGGAATCGGCAAGTGTTGTCCGACTCAATGCGGCGGTACTATTTGCTCCATGCCCGTCACGATGACGCGACCTCCTCAAACAG agaaaCAAGGATCTTGCCCATCGATACCGACAGGAAGATGGGTATGCTCATCAACTTGCAATAGTGACAATAATTGCAGAGGAAATCTAAAATGCTGCAAAAACAGATGTGGCGCTTTAGCTTGTCAAAAACCGGAAATTGAAGTACTTGAATCCACCGATATTCCAGTTCAACCGGTTGCTCCGCGCTTTGGAAATGATGATTAcaatcattatatttaa